One window of the Camelina sativa cultivar DH55 chromosome 1, Cs, whole genome shotgun sequence genome contains the following:
- the LOC104792193 gene encoding polyprenol reductase 2-like isoform X1 has translation MDLEIVWFVRVAWITVWIVSILPLLIASIPTSKLDSFRDLVLSFAGRGKILHPSSQKFTIPQKCFAHFYVIGVVWTTLLLAATWMYAYEMAPLSSDEFQLSDIASHLAGGSHVFSFHKSHMTPVEDRFKVWRAVFLLLLMELHVLRRLIESIYVFKYSPTARMHILGYFAGLFFYVTAPLSLCSNIAPEVARFAGNQAAEFIANGKSHTSSPEVDLLLSISPLTKLGSLQWIGGAIFLWGWIHQRRCHAILGSLRENPSQAKEYIIPYGDWFGMVSCPHFLAEIVLYAGLLIASGGTDINIWLLFGFVAANLTYAAGETHRWYLRKFENYPANRHAIFPYVY, from the exons ATGGATTTGGAGATTGTGTGGTTTGTTAGAGTCGCTTGGATCACCGTTTGGATCGTCTCTATACTTCCTTTGTTGATTGCTTCAATACCCACTTCAAAGCTTGACTCTTTTCGTGATCTCGTTTTGAGTTTCGCTGGAAGAGGCAAGATTCTTCACCCATCCTCTCAG AAGTTTACAATTCCTCAGAAATGCTTTGCTCACTTTTATGTTATTGGAGTGGTGTGGACGACTCTACTGCTTGCTGCAACTTGGATGTATGCTTACGAAATGGCGCCTTTATCTTCTGATGAGTTCCAGTTATCCGACATTGCAAGCCATTTAGCCGGAGGTTCCCATGTTTTCTCCTTTCATAAATCTCATATGACTCCCGTTGAGGATCGGTTCAAAGTGTGGCGAGCGGTGTTTCTACTTCTTCtgatggagttacatgtcttgaGACGGCTTATAGAGTCAATCTATGTATTCAAATATAGCCCTACGGCTCGGATGCACATTCTTGGTTATTTTGCTGGTTTGTT TTTCTATGTAACAGCGCCTCTGTCACTCTGCTCAAACATTGCTCCAGAGGTAGCAAGATTCGCTGGAAATCAAGCGGCTGAGTTCATTGCTAATGGGAAAAGCCATACTTCATCCCCTGAAGTTGATTTGTTATTGTCTATAAGCCCACTGACGAAGCTTGGATCACTCCAGTGGATTGGTGGAGCTATTTTTCTATGGGGATGGATACATCAGCGCCGCTGTCACGCCATTCTT GGATCACTCCGGGAAAATCCAAGCCAAGCTAAAGAGTATATAATTCCATATGGGGATTGGTTTGGGATGGTCTCTTGTCCCCATTTCTTGGCAGAAATC GTTTTATATGCGGGCTTACTGATTGCGAGTGGAGGAACAGACATAAACATCTGGTTACTCTTTGGTTTCGTG GCGGCTAATCTGACATACGCCGCTGGAGAAACACACCGTTGGTATCTCCGGAAGTTTGAGAATTATCCGGCTAATCGGCATGCTATTTTCCCTTATGTCTACTAA
- the LOC104792193 gene encoding polyprenol reductase 2-like isoform X2 yields the protein MDLEIVWFVRVAWITVWIVSILPLLIASIPTSKLDSFRDLVLSFAGRGKILHPSSQKFTIPQKCFAHFYVIGVVWTTLLLAATWMYAYEMAPLSSDEFQLSDIASHLAGGSHVFSFHKSHMTPVEDRFKVWRAVFLLLLMELHVLRRLIESIYVFKYSPTARMHILGYFAGLFFYVTAPLSLCSNIAPEVARFAGNQAAEFIANGKSHTSSPEVDLLLSISPLTKLGSLQWIGGAIFLWGWIHQRRCHAILGSLRENPSQAKEYIIPYGDWFGMVSCPHFLAEIVLYAGLLIASGGTDINIWLLFGFVAANLTYAAGETHRWYLRKFENYPANRHAIFPYVY from the exons ATGGATTTGGAGATTGTGTGGTTTGTTAGAGTCGCTTGGATCACCGTTTGGATCGTCTCTATACTTCCTTTGTTGATTGCTTCAATACCCACTTCAAAGCTTGACTCTTTTCGTGATCTCGTTTTGAGTTTCGCTGGAAGAGGCAAGATTCTTCACCCATCCTCTCAG AAGTTTACAATTCCTCAGAAATGCTTTGCTCACTTTTATGTTATTGGAGTGGTGTGGACGACTCTACTGCTTGCTGCAACTTGGATGTATGCTTACGAAATGGCGCCTTTATCTTCTGATGAGTTCCAGTTATCCGACATTGCAAGCCATTTAGCCGGAGGTTCCCATGTTTTCTCCTTTCATAAATCTCATATGACTCCCGTTGAGGATCGGTTCAAAGTGTGGCGAGCGGTGTTTCTACTTCTTCtgatggagttacatgtcttgaGACGGCTTATAGAGTCAATCTATGTATTCAAATATAGCCCTACGGCTCGGATGCACATTCTTGGTTATTTTGCTGGTTTGTT TTTCTATGTAACAGCGCCTCTGTCACTCTGCTCAAACATTGCTCCAGAGGTAGCAAGATTCGCTGGAAATCAAGCGGCTGAGTTCATTGCTAATGGGAAAAGCCATACTTCATCCCCTGAAGTTGATTTGTTATTGTCTATAAGCCCACTGACGAAGCTTGGATCACTCCAGTGGATTGGTGGAGCTATTTTTCTATGGGGATGGATACATCAGCGCCGCTGTCACGCCATTCTT GGATCACTCCGGGAAAATCCAAGCCAAGCTAAAGAGTATATAATTCCATATGGGGATTGGTTTGGGATGGTCTCTTGTCCCCATTTCTTGGCAGAAATC GTTTTATATGCGGGCTTACTGATTGCGAGTGGAGGAACAGACATAAACATCTGGTTACTCTTTGGTTTCGTG GCGGCTAATCTGACATACGCCGCTGGAGAAACACACCGTTG GTATCTCCGGAAGTTTGAGAATTATCCGGCTAATCGGCATGCTATTTTCCCTTATGTCTACTAA
- the LOC104708669 gene encoding uncharacterized protein LOC104708669, with product MRILIDAGSSVNVIFRNVLAQMEIGESEIRLECNSLTGFNGDHLMLVGTIDLPIFVGGMARYSQFAIIDRPTIYNVILGTPWLHKMREVPSTYHQCVKFPTPKGVFTLRGNQQSARTCFLIEHKIRTAKKL from the coding sequence ATGAGAATCTTGATCGATGCCGGAAGCTCGGTAAATGTGATCTTCAGAAATGTCCTGGCACAAATGGAGATCGGCGAGAGCGAAATCAGGCTAGAGTGCAACTCTCTAACCGGTTTCAACGGAGATCATCTCATGTTGGTCGGTACTATCGACTTGCCGATCTTTGTAGGAGGAATGGCAAGGTATTCCCAGTTCGCCATCATTGACAGGCCTACCATCTACAATGTCATTCTCGGAACACCATGGCTCCACAAGATGAGGGAAGTCCCGTCtacgtaccatcagtgcgtgAAATTCCCAACCCCAAAGGGTGTGTTTACACTGCGCGGCAACCAGCAGAGCGCGAGAACTTGCTTCCTGATCGAACATAAAATTCGTACAGCAAAGAAGTTATAG
- the LOC104708678 gene encoding uncharacterized protein LOC104708678, with amino-acid sequence MLAKPKLGEVLFLYIVVSASAVSGVLVKDDRGEQRPIFYVSKSLNDAETRYPTVEKVALALITSARKLQPYFQSHTIVVLSNELMWSILHSPNQSGGLTKWAIKFRTRPAAKSQVLADFLIELPLEGAEPTSSDPTGGLWTLHVDGASSHLGSGVGIRLTSPTGEILEQSFRLRFQATNNVAEYEALIVGLRLTNGMKIKQVRAFYDSQLVANQFSGEYDTKTEPMATYLDVVRVLSKRFDQFELVKIPRGDNAPADALAALTSTSDPDLRGIIPVESIDTLSIAGTRAETCLALHQPNEIRTTWRTATSRHSCSLMKEHLLRCTASGALLLCLHGDDTKRVMMETHEALARTTPEDDP; translated from the coding sequence ATGCTTGCAAAACCAAAGCTCGGCGAAGTTCTGTTCCTTTACATCGTGGTTTCCGCATCAGCGGTCAGTGGGGTGCTCGTCAAAGACGACCGTGGAGAGCAACGACCTATTTTCTATGTAAGCAAGTCCCTCAACGACGCCGAGACCCGTTACCCAACAGTCGAAAAGGTCGCCCTGGCACTTATCACCTCGGCACGGAAGCTCCAACCCTATTTCCAGTCACACACTATCGTCGTCCTATCTAACGAGCTGATGTGGTCTATATTGCACAGTCCGAACCAATCCGGAGGACTAACAAAATGGGCAATCAAGTTCCGCACCCGCCCAGCCGCCAAGTCTCAAGTATTGGCCGACTTCTTAATCGAACTACCTTTGGAAGGTGCCGAGCCAACATCCTCCGATCCGACAGGTGGACTGTGGACTTTGCATGTCGACGGAGCATCTTCTCACTTAGGGTCCGGCGTAGGAATTCGATTAACATCTCCAACCGGGGAGATTTTAGAACAGTCCTTTCGCCTCCGGTTCCAGGCAACGAATAATGTCGCCGAGTACGAAGCGTTGATTGTCGGACTCAGGCTCACCAACGGAATGAAAATCAAACAGGTACGAGCCTTCTACGACTCTCAACTTGTCGCCAATCAATTCAGTGGCGAGTACGATACTAAAACCGAACCAATGGCTACCTACCTAGACGTCGTCAGGGTCTTATCCAAACGTTTTGATCAATTTGAACTCGTCAAAATCCCTAGAGGGGACAACGCTCCGGCCGATGCCTTAGCAGCACTCACTTCAACGTCAGACCCCGACCTTCGAGGGATTATCCCGGTAGAAAGCATCGACACGCTAAGCATAGCAGGAACTCGAGCAGAAACCTGTCTTGCCCTTCACCAGCCCAACGAAATCAGAACCACCTGGCGAACGGCAACTTCGCGACATTCATGCTCCCTAATGAAAGAACATCTGCTACGATGTACCGCATCAGGTGCCTTGTTGTTGTGTCTACATGGCGACGATACGAAACGAGTAATGATGGAAACTCACGAGGCGCTAGCGAGAACCACTCCGGAGGACGACCCTTAG
- the LOC104708686 gene encoding jacalin-related lectin 24-like: MEMIRAMGRRLNFDDDEYYEEDGDTEWDETGRTMISHIYVAFDKFIRSIQFGYLENGAQVLSTKYGSSEGSFRIVKLKEDEYVTGLSGVLGKGGRGIRNLTFHTNRGHHGPIGRPSDKYLLGDEIEIEPEIRSRSEFGGFFGSSNDYRMTSIGIYVSPNNHREI; encoded by the exons ATGGAGATGATAAGAGCAATGGGAAGAAGATTGAACTTTGACGATGATGAATATTATGAGGAGGATGGTGACACTGAATGGGACGAGACGGGACGCACGATGATCTCTCACATATATGTTGCTTTCGACAAATTCATAAGGTCTATTCAGTTTGGCTATTTGGAGAATGGAGCTCAAGTCCTGTCTACAAAATATGGTTCATCTGAGGGATCATTTCGTATT GTCAAACTGAAGGAAGATGAATATGTAACTGGATTGAGTGGAGTACTAGGAAAAGGTGGTAGAGGAAtcagaaatttaacatttcacACTAACCGTGGGCACCACGGACCCATTGGACGTCCAAGCGATAAATATCTATTAGGTGACGAAATAGAAATTGAACCGGAAATACGTAGTCGAAGTGAGTTCGGAGGTTTCTTTGGGTCTTCAAATGATTACCGTATGACATCGATTGGTATCTACGTGAGTCCCAATAATCACAGGGAGATATAG